A single region of the Ancylobacter novellus DSM 506 genome encodes:
- a CDS encoding Smr/MutS family protein — MSADGTGRPRRRRPLHPEEKALWEHVTRSIAPMRPAPKLALPAEPPAEIAEAAEKSRPKRRIAEAAAPAPKAPPGPPPLAPLEPKLRRKLSRGAEVDARLDLHGMTQAAAHGRLIGFLRGAQGEGHSLVLVITGKGGEGTTILAGEGGRGVLRRLVPQWLAAPEMRALVVGFQTAARGHGGEGALYVRIRRVREFRR, encoded by the coding sequence ATGAGCGCCGACGGCACCGGCCGGCCACGGCGCCGGCGCCCCCTCCATCCGGAGGAGAAGGCGCTGTGGGAGCACGTCACCCGCTCCATCGCGCCGATGCGCCCGGCGCCGAAGCTGGCGCTGCCCGCCGAGCCGCCGGCAGAGATTGCGGAGGCGGCAGAGAAGTCCCGGCCCAAGCGTCGGATCGCCGAAGCCGCCGCCCCGGCACCGAAAGCCCCGCCCGGTCCGCCGCCGCTCGCGCCGCTGGAGCCGAAGCTGCGGCGAAAGCTCTCGCGCGGCGCCGAGGTCGACGCCCGGCTCGACCTGCACGGCATGACCCAGGCTGCCGCCCACGGCCGGCTGATCGGCTTCCTGCGCGGCGCGCAGGGCGAGGGCCATTCGCTGGTGCTGGTGATCACGGGCAAGGGCGGCGAGGGCACGACGATATTGGCCGGCGAGGGCGGGCGCGGCGTGCTGCGCCGCCTCGTGCCGCAATGGCTCGCCGCGCCGGAGATGCGGGCGCTTGTGGTCGGCTTCCAGACCGCCGCGCGCGGCCATGGCGGCGAGGGCGCGCTCTATGTGCGGATAAGGCGCGTCAGGGAGTTCCGGCGATGA
- a CDS encoding helix-turn-helix domain-containing protein: MTPFGRRMREMRAERGVTLSQMAEGIGVSAAYLSALEHGKRGQPTFLMLQRITAYFNVIWDEAEALRMLAEISDPRVVVDTSGLSPEATELANLLAREIATLPPEAVAELLGRLKILGRPG; the protein is encoded by the coding sequence ATGACCCCGTTCGGCCGCCGCATGCGCGAGATGCGCGCCGAGCGCGGGGTGACGCTGAGCCAGATGGCCGAGGGCATCGGCGTCTCCGCCGCCTATCTCTCGGCGCTGGAGCACGGCAAGCGCGGCCAGCCGACCTTCCTCATGCTCCAGCGCATCACGGCCTATTTCAACGTCATCTGGGACGAGGCGGAAGCGCTGCGCATGCTGGCGGAGATCTCCGACCCGCGCGTGGTCGTCGACACGTCGGGCCTCTCACCCGAGGCGACCGAGCTCGCCAACCTGCTCGCCCGCGAGATCGCCACCCTGCCGCCGGAAGCCGTGGCCGAGCTGCTCGGCCGGCTCAAGATTCTCGGCCGGCCGGGATAG